The Bacteriovorax sp. PP10 nucleotide sequence TAAAGATCATTCCGGCGTACCACAGTTTAACGACTGGGAAAGTGACGTTCTTCGAACCTATTAATTAGTTAAGTACTCTGTGAGATTTTGAGCTCCAAGCACGACAGCGGCAATTCCTTGTCCAGGAAATTGTGTATCACCAAGCATGTAGAAATTTTCGATTGGAGACTTTGCGATTAAAAAATCCATAGGATTTCTTTTAAGCGAATGTGGAATTCCCCCCACCAGGCCATTGTAGCGATTTGTATATTTGATAAATGACTTTGGCGATCCTGTTACAATATTTTGCAGATCATTGTCTTGAAGCTGAAATTTATCTTTTAATATGTTCAGGATATATTCTGCGCTCTCTGCTTTTTTCTTTTTATAATCATCAATTTCTAATCCAAGCCAAACATTTGCTCTCGTATGAGTTGAAATCGTGACAACTTGTCTTCCATTAATAGATCTCACCTTATCGTCAGGATGAGAGAGCGAAACAAAGAACGAGCGAGTGTCACAATGAGGAATGACATCCGTGTGAATCTGATAATAAAGAGAAGATCTATTTCTATCCGTTGGTATCGTTAGATAAATCATAAAGGCCGACCAGCACTCATCAGGATTAAGAGCAGGATAGTTAAGATAAAAATCTTTAATCTTCTGATCTTCAAATAAATCAACATGATTCCAAAGTGGAATTGTAGAAATTAATTTTTTACTTTTATAAACACCTTTATTCGTAACAACTTCAAATCCACTCACAACAGGAACAATTTTTTGAACTTTATTTCGATAAAATATATTCGAACAATTCGAAGCAATCGCATGGGCAAAAGCTTTCATCCCACCAGTGGCATAAAAAGTATCATCAGGATACCCAAGGCCCATCGATCCCATGAGTAGAGGAGTGTCCTGACGATTGTTCTGGGCCGTGATGAAAAGCATTTCATCAATCATGCTTAGGTATTCGGGATCTGTGATTTTTTGTGAAATTAATTCCTGATCAACACTTTTTAACAATGCAGGTAGAGTTCCAACTGCACCCAATGTTTTAAAATTGAAAAACGAAGATATCTTCTTAAAGGATCTAAGCGGTATATTTTTAAAAGTCGTTGAAAGATTCCATCCCTGGTTTTCAATCTTCAAAAATTTTGTCCATAGTGTTCTGTGATCAATATCAGGAAACTTCGTTTTTAATTCTTCCATCCATTGATCAAAATTTTTAAAGCGATTTACTGTTTGAGACGGCAGTATTGAAACAATACCCGGATCAATATTCGTAAGCTCTAGTTTCAAATCTAATTGTTGAATTAAATTATAAAGCGGACGACCTTTTTTTAACCCGGAAAGCGTCGTTGCTCCGGCATCAAATATAAAACCATCACGTTCGAAATAAGACGAACATCCACCAGGAATCGAGTGAGCTTCAAGCACAGCTACGCTATGGCCTTTTTTCTCCATGAGTGCGGCAAAACTAAGGCCTGCGCTTCCCGCGCCAATGACGATGTAATCGTATTCCATGATTCAATCATAGCTGTAAAATTTCGATATGTGAGATTGTCTAAAGGGAATCTAGTCGTCTTCTTCTTCGTCGTCATACTCAAATGTCTCCCAAGCGTCGTTATACTCCGCTGGAACGTTTGGATCGACCTTATCTGAATATCCATAGGGACAATTTGCACAACCACTCTGACAGCAGTGTCCGCGCTTCAAAAGATAGTGAGCTGTGAATACCAGGTTGCCGTCTTCGTTGATGACGTAATCGAGGTCTTTGATGAGTGTAGGAGAGCTTGTCATAATCTAAAAAAGGGTAAAAAAAACGGCCCCCGAAAGGGCCGCCATATATTTTGGTATATCGTAAAAGAATTAATCTCTTCCGCGTCCGCCGCCACGGTTTCCACCGCCGCCAAATCCACCGCGTGATCCACCGTCACGGTTTCCACCGCCACCGAATCCACCACGTGAACCGCCGCCACCGAATCCACCACCGCGAGATTCTCTCTCTGGTTGAGGTTTCGCTTCAGAAACTCTTAGTGAACGCCCTTCGAACTCTTGACCATCAAGTTGAGATACAGCCGATTGAGCTCCATCATCTGAATCCATTTCTACGAATCCAAATCCTTTTGATCTTCCAGTTTCGCGGTCAATGATGATTTTCACTGATGCAACTGATCCTGCTGAAGAAAAGTGTTCTTTAAGAGACTCTTCTTTAGCTGAGTAAGGAAGGTTTCCAACATACAATTTAGTAGCCATACAAAAAACTCCAAAAAAATGGTCTAAGTCAGGTTAGTACTTAGGACCGAAGTAACTATTAGACCAAAGATATAACACATTTCAAAATCCGGGCAAACATAATATTAAAGAAATTTGCTTCACAGCACTTTGCGCCATCGGGGTTATTCAACTAGAATCTTTAAGTACACTTTTTAGAGAGGATTTTATGGATAAAATTTGGCTTAAAAACTATCAACCTGGCGTTCCGGCGAACATCGAAGATCAGATCGAAAAGTACCTATCAATCGGCGACTTATTAGAAGAAAGTTTCAGTAAATACTCTCAGACTCAAGCGTTTAATTGTATGGGGAAAGGCCTTACTTATCAAGAAGTTGATGTGTTGAGCCGCCAATTTGCGAGCTACCTACAAAACGATTTGAAGTTACAAAAAGGTGACCGAGTGGCCCTTATGATGCCAAATATTCTTCAGTATCCAGTGGCCCTTTTTGGGGTCCTGCGCGGAGGATTTGTGGCCGTAAATGTGAACCCGCTTTACACGGGACGCGAGCTCCAACACCAACTCAAGGATTCGGGCGCCAAAGCAATCGTGGTGTTTGAAAATGCCTGCCATACCCTTCAAGGGGTTCTGGAAAAAACTGATGTAAAACATGTACTGACAACAAATATTGGCGACATGCTTGGATTCCCAAAATCCCTGTTGGTGAACTTTGTTATTAAGAAAGTAAAAAAGATGGTTCCTGAATGGAGCATCCCAAGTTCAAAAAGTTTCATCGTTGAATTAAGAAAAGGAAATCCAAAAACTTTTAAAAAACCAGAGATGAAGTTAGAAGACATCGCATTTTTACAGTACACAGGTGGAACAACTGGTGTGGCAAAAGGTGCAATCTTAACTCACAAAAATATCGTAGCGAATATGTGTCAGGCACGCGCCTGGCTTTCTCCCGGACTAAGCATCGGAAAAGAAATTTTAATTTCTCCTCTTCCGCTTTACCATATTTTCTCTCTGACAGTTTCAATGGTGTTTGTTTCGATTGGAGCGACTAACGTTCTTATTACTAACCCACGTGATATGGCAGGATTCATTAAAGAACTTAAGAAATGGAAGTTCACGGTTCTTCCTGGAGTAAACACATTATTTAATGGTTTATTAAATCACCCTGAATTTAAGACTGTTGATTTTGGACCAATGAAAATTGCTCTGGGTGGTGGTATGGCCGTTCAGAAGGCCGTTGCTGATAAATGGAAAGAAGTCACAGGAAAAGTTCTATTGGAGGCTTACGGGCTGACAGAAACATCGCCAGCAGCTTGTATCAATCCACTGAATCTAAAAGAGTATAACGGCTTTATCGGAATGCCGATTTCTTCGACTGATGTCGTGATCAAAGATGATAATGATAAGACGTTAGGAATTGATGAAATAGGTGAGATTTGTATTAAAGGTCCACAGGTCATGCCAGGTTATTGGCACCGCGATGATGAGACGGCAAAGGTTATGACTGCTGACGGATTTTTCAAATCAGGTGACATCGGTTTTATTAACAACGACGGATATGTTAAAATCGTCGACCGTAAAAAAGATATGATTCTAGTGTCTGGTTTCAACGTTTATCCAAATGAGATTGAAGACGTTGTAGCGACTCATCCGAAGGTTTTTGAAGTGGCGGCCATTGGTGTGCCGGATGAAAAAACAACTGAGGCCATTAAGCTTTTCATCGTGAAAAAAGATGAGAGTTTAACAGCGGAAGAGATTATTGCATTCTGTAGAAAAGAGCTAACGAACTATAAAGTTCCAAAGCTAGTGGAGTTCAGAACTGAGCTTCCTAAAACGAATGTTGGTAAGATTCTAAGAAAAGATTTAAGAAACTAATTTTTGATTTCAGCTTGATGAACACTCGACTAATCGACAAGTTCATCAAGCTGGATTTCAACGACTTCAGAGTGTTCATCCGTACGTTTTTCATCTTCTTTTTTTGTTCTATCTAATTGCTCAGCATGTTTTTTATCATCCACACTTTCTTGTTTTCTAGTTACGACATCCTCTTGATCGGCTTCATCCAACTCAGTCACTTGTGACCCGTCTCTTTGCTCAACAACAGTTGCTTCATCTTTCACTGCAAAGTATCTCTCATACCCAACACCAGCGACAACAACAGACCCTGTTCCAATCGTCAGTTGCTTTGGAGTAATGCTTGTAATTTTCGCATACACTCTTTTAAAGAATCCGATTTTCTCTTCTTGGGTTTCAGCTGTTTTCTTTTTAATGAAAGCATCAAAAATTTCTTTAAATTTTAAAGCAGGTGTTTCAACAAACTTTTTATAGGCCCAATCAATTTTCGTCGCAGAGATGGTCTCTCTGATGAAAACTTTATTAGTCACTCTATAAACCCCGTAAGTCGTAGGTTTCAATTCTGGTTTAGCTAAAAGAGCATTAAGTTTTTCAAGCTCTAAAGCTAACTCAGGATGAGCTCCGTCGGTATTTTTAATCCCGTATTCAAACTCTCTTTGAGTAATTGTGAGCATATCATTAAGAGCAGCTTGTCTGATAATGCGCTCTTTTATTTTTCCGTTTTTAAGGATAGTACCATCGAGAGCTTTGATCTCGGCCTTCAGTCTTTTCACCTGGAAGTTTTGGTCTTTATCACTTTTTCTTAGTGTAATGACTTCTTCTTTAAGTTCACCATTTCTTTTAACGACGAGTTTAATATCTTGAACATCTTCAGTTTGCTTAAACTTCTTTAGAATTTTTAAATTGTATTGAAGCGAGATTCTTTCTTCTAAAAGATTATCAACATCTTTTTGGTACTCTTCAAAGTTTTTCATCCAACCTGATACTACTTCTAAATTCTTTGAAGCTTCAGGGGCCGGTGTCACATCATGGGTAACCATGCTGTTGATTGTCTGAAAATATCTTTTAGCTTCGGTGACAACTTCTTCATCGCTAAAAATATAAAATGCCGGATACTTATTATTGTTCCAGTTTTTAAGTGACCTGTTTAAAGCAGCACGCGTGCGATTCATCCAGTCCATGCGAGGGTGTTGTACCGTCACAAACTTATTGGAAAATTTTAAAAGCTTTTTATCAATCAGTGCCTGATTCAAATCTTCTTTATAGTTCTCTTTCATGAAAAGGCTTTTTGCCAGGTCCTGGCAACTAGCAGGCTCTTCAGCAGGCATACGTTCAAACCCTGACTTCTCCTGCATATTTGAGCAAGAAGCGAGCATGAAAACTATAGTGAATAGAGAGATCTTTTTTAAAAGCATATTGATCTTGTCGGGTATATCTCGAAATAAGTTTAGCTCTATTTTTAATCTAACCCTCTGATATTAAAATCGCTAAAGAAATACCTGACGGTGCCGATAGGCTATTGATCTATTGTCTTATGGAGTTTTTTTATGTGGTTTAAAACAAGTCTGCTCATTACATGTCTTCTCGTTCAGTCATGTTCGATGAACTTCACCGAATGGGGGAGAACTCCTGCGGCCGAAGCAAACTTCGATGACATGATTGCGAACATGAAGGATTTTAAATCCCGCGTGATGGGTTCTGAGAAAGATGCGACTTGTTCTAAAGAGCAACTCGACGCTGACTTTAAGAAGCTGATGGCCTCGGTTAAGCGCGACTCTTGTTCAGTAGATAATTACTCTATTGACCGTGAAGAGTTTGAGAAAAAGGCCTGTCCAAAAGTAAAAGTTGAAGGGTACTTCGATAAAGTTGTTAAACAAACAATCAAAGAAGAAAAAGCTAAAAAACCATTAACATATTTCCAGAATAAAATTGATCCGGAATTCGTCGGGTTCACTAAAGAAGCACAAAGTTTTTTACTGAAGCTGGGACCCAATATTCACAATGCAAGTTTTCCTATTGAAGACAGGGCCGCACTTTTAGCTGAGTATGTTGAAAATGTTGTTATGCCGATTAGAGATATTATCGTTATCAAACGTTCATATGTGACGAATGAAGATGACGGAAGAATTATCTATGACAGCTTACAGCCTTATATGACTCGCGAATTTGTAGAAAATCTTGGTCAGAGTGACTTAGGTTTAATTACTCAAGGTCCAAACCCAGGGACAACTCCATTTTATATGGAAGTGAAAAAGTCTGAAGGTGGAAAATCTTATCGCCTGAGTTTTTCTGAAACCGATATTATCAGACACGACGTTCTAACTTTATTAAAAGCACCGTCATCTAAAAACTATGTCATCGCACTAAAGTGGATGACGTTGCACATGATGCTTTCACAAGTTTATTTATATGAAACGATTCTAGGAAATAAAGCAGATCTTACTATTCCTAATGCCTGTCAGACTCATTTTAATGGAAATTTACCTGCTAAATTTAAATTCTCATATGAAGATGGTGTTGGTGAGCAGTTTCTGGATAACATTCTGGCAAGTCATGGTCTGACTTATAAAGAAGACGACATGTCTTACTTAGATTACTACGTGGACAACGTGAGTAAGGACCCGACGAAAGAAGGTTACAGTGGACTTGTCCCATTCGAAAATTATAAAAACGCCTTAAAGAGTGCAGAAGAGTCTGGGGCGACAGCGCTTCAACCAAACTTTGATGATGTCTCTCACTTCCAGTCGATCATGCAGTTTAAAGCTGGTGAAGCTCAAGGTGCATTTAGAACAAGAGTGAAAGGGCAGAACGTGACTCTTGCTGGTTATGAAACTTTCCAGAAGATGCTGGGAGAATACCCGGCCGATGAAATTGCTGAAGTGAATACCAGCGAAGGTGTTCAACAAATTTATCCGGGGAAACAAAACCTTTCGCCGTATTTATTAGAAGTCATGCAACAAAATGGAGTGATTGATTATTCTGATCTGATCACTTCAAGAATGAAGAAAAAGTTTGTTGATAAAAAGGTCTCAATTGATTTTCCTTCAATGTATTCTTCACCTGTGTGGAGAGACTGGAGCTTAAGATACCTGGCAGATACGATTTATACTCAAAAAGATGTACCAGCTAATTCAAAATTATACGCCTTGATTAAAGAGTCTTGTATGATGAACAGTCGCCGTGGTGACGTTCTTGATAAACTTTGTCTTGAAGGAAATCCGGTCGTTAATTTATCAAACTTCCTGGAAGAATTCCGCTCGGGAGAAAAATACATCCCGACAAGAAGACTGGAAGAAGCCAAGTTTAGAGAAGTCTATCCGTACTTAACTTTCATTTGGAAAAACATGAGAGACAAGTTTGATCTCTTACCAGATGCGAAGCCATTTGAATTGAACTTCCTTTTAGATCAGATGTCTGCGGGAAATCCATGGGCACGCTTAAAA carries:
- a CDS encoding DUF5522 domain-containing protein, with the protein product MTSSPTLIKDLDYVINEDGNLVFTAHYLLKRGHCCQSGCANCPYGYSDKVDPNVPAEYNDAWETFEYDDEEEDD
- a CDS encoding RNA recognition motif domain-containing protein, with product MATKLYVGNLPYSAKEESLKEHFSSAGSVASVKIIIDRETGRSKGFGFVEMDSDDGAQSAVSQLDGQEFEGRSLRVSEAKPQPERESRGGGFGGGGSRGGFGGGGNRDGGSRGGFGGGGNRGGGRGRD
- a CDS encoding AMP-binding protein; this translates as MDKIWLKNYQPGVPANIEDQIEKYLSIGDLLEESFSKYSQTQAFNCMGKGLTYQEVDVLSRQFASYLQNDLKLQKGDRVALMMPNILQYPVALFGVLRGGFVAVNVNPLYTGRELQHQLKDSGAKAIVVFENACHTLQGVLEKTDVKHVLTTNIGDMLGFPKSLLVNFVIKKVKKMVPEWSIPSSKSFIVELRKGNPKTFKKPEMKLEDIAFLQYTGGTTGVAKGAILTHKNIVANMCQARAWLSPGLSIGKEILISPLPLYHIFSLTVSMVFVSIGATNVLITNPRDMAGFIKELKKWKFTVLPGVNTLFNGLLNHPEFKTVDFGPMKIALGGGMAVQKAVADKWKEVTGKVLLEAYGLTETSPAACINPLNLKEYNGFIGMPISSTDVVIKDDNDKTLGIDEIGEICIKGPQVMPGYWHRDDETAKVMTADGFFKSGDIGFINNDGYVKIVDRKKDMILVSGFNVYPNEIEDVVATHPKVFEVAAIGVPDEKTTEAIKLFIVKKDESLTAEEIIAFCRKELTNYKVPKLVEFRTELPKTNVGKILRKDLRN
- a CDS encoding phytoene desaturase family protein is translated as MEYDYIVIGAGSAGLSFAALMEKKGHSVAVLEAHSIPGGCSSYFERDGFIFDAGATTLSGLKKGRPLYNLIQQLDLKLELTNIDPGIVSILPSQTVNRFKNFDQWMEELKTKFPDIDHRTLWTKFLKIENQGWNLSTTFKNIPLRSFKKISSFFNFKTLGAVGTLPALLKSVDQELISQKITDPEYLSMIDEMLFITAQNNRQDTPLLMGSMGLGYPDDTFYATGGMKAFAHAIASNCSNIFYRNKVQKIVPVVSGFEVVTNKGVYKSKKLISTIPLWNHVDLFEDQKIKDFYLNYPALNPDECWSAFMIYLTIPTDRNRSSLYYQIHTDVIPHCDTRSFFVSLSHPDDKVRSINGRQVVTISTHTRANVWLGLEIDDYKKKKAESAEYILNILKDKFQLQDNDLQNIVTGSPKSFIKYTNRYNGLVGGIPHSLKRNPMDFLIAKSPIENFYMLGDTQFPGQGIAAVVLGAQNLTEYLTN